One Eptesicus fuscus isolate TK198812 chromosome 13, DD_ASM_mEF_20220401, whole genome shotgun sequence genomic window, TTTAAATCGTCTGTGTCCCTGTTGAACACGGCTTTGTGAGGACAGAGAGCTTGACTGCCTCGCTCACCTGCATCCCTAGCAAGTGCGTATTTAGTGAATGAGGCCGCGGCCCTCTACCTCCCTCTGAGGGCCTCTCCGTCTGTTCTGTCCCCCAGATATTGTGGAAGGAAACCTGAAGTCTATCATGCGGCTGGTGCTTGCCTTGGCAGCTCACTTCAAACCCGGCTCTGGCAGGACAGTGAGCCAAGGACGGGACTTCAGAGCCCCTCTGCAGAGTCACCAGCCACACTGTGCCACGGCTGTggcccagggagcagctgctgctCTGGCTGATGTGTGTCATGACATGTCACGGTCAGGACGGGACGTCTTTCGGTACAGACAGAGGTAAGTGTGGAAATCTGAGAATGAAAACTGGACTGTCTTTGATATTTTTCCCTTAAATGCTTATCTGCAGTAGATGAAAATATCCCCCAAACAGCCCCATGTTGCAGAAAAGAGCACTTAGAAAGAGAAAAGCCCTTTCTTTTGAAGAGTTCTATTCGCAGTCAGCAGAAAGTGGATGAATGACAGGTAATCTGTTGCTCTGGTGCCCAGAATTGTAAAGAGATGCCATTGGCACTGTGTGTTTTCTTCACTGGGAGCAATGTTCCATTCATCTGCGGGAGTCTCTCCCTGGAATGTACCCTGAAGGCCAAGCTGCCCCCGGAGTCACGGCAGGAAATGCTTTGGCGGTTGTGTGTGTGCTAAGCATGACCCTGAGGTGTTGCAAAGATTGGTGAAGTTATGCGCTTTTGTATCTGTCTTCCCTGCTAGGTTTCAAGTGTCTCTGAGGCAGGGGCTTTGCCTTATTCATCTTTCCTATAGTGCTCACAAGAGGGCCTTCTGTCAGTACGTGATGAGTTGAAGTGAAGGACTGACCCTTCTCCTTTGCTGGTGTCCTCTGACTTTAGGAACAGCAGCACGGACGAGGAGATCGAGAATCCGTACTGGAGCGTGCGCGCTCTGGTGCAGCAGTACGAAGGGCAGCAAAGGTCCCCGTCTGAGTCCAGCTGCTCCAGGTAACCGTGGCCTCAGATTCTTTACCACTCCGGTTCTGGCTAAAAGCTGAATTCCTGGGGAGTCTCGGGGTTCTTAGCCTCAAGCAGCAACACAACAGGCCATGAGGCACCTAAACCCGTTCTCTTTCCCTCCGATTATGTTTGGCCTTAAAGGGGTAGCCCCCAGCACTGCCTCTTGGTTTTGtgctggcaggaggggagggtgggatgcTGTGAATTTCCCACCTGAGGAAGCTTTGTGCAGAGCCACAGTGCCCGTGCTGGGACCTGCCATGGTCCAGCCTGGTGGTTCGGATGTTTATCAGCTGCCAGCGTTTATGAGAATCAGTTCCATTGCACTGGCTTATTGTCTGGGTACAACTAAGTTATGGCCTGACGGGGCTGCAACAAGCTCGTAGCAAGAGAAAATGAGCAGAGTTGTCGTAGAGCATTAGACTGTTTCCGACTTTCACTTACAGGGCTGGGAACTATGGCATATTTGAGTGGGCTAATGATTAGAATACATATGTGACTAGCTGAAAGGCTGCCTATATACTATAGAGCCAAGTGGGGAGACCAAAACAGGACACAGTGCTCTCATAAAAGCCTGATCAATGCCAAGTATAGTGGCAGGAAAAGACTACTTTCCTGGCTTATGTAAATCCTGCTCCTACGAACACATCCCCAGGTCATGTTAGCTTATTTACTAACTTCATTTCATTGCTGAATCGTGTTTAATTTATGCTCTTTTGACCTTTTTTTTGTCTCCTGCCTCAATCCAGCTTAGGCTGTTCTAGTTAAGCCTA contains:
- the LOC129151075 gene encoding dixin-like, producing the protein MLACLTRGNFLDVLQEGFNEQLQAYVAWVNAQLRRSPAVKPVQDLRQDLRDGVILAHLIEIVAGEKLSGVQLSPRNQQEMKNNVEKVLQFVASKKIRMHQTSAKDIVEGNLKSIMRLVLALAAHFKPGSGRTVSQGRDFRAPLQSHQPHCATAVAQGAAAALADVCHDMSRSGRDVFRYRQRNSSTDEEIENPYWSVRALVQQYEGQQRSPSESSCSR